From the Candidatus Palauibacter australiensis genome, the window TAGCCGTCGTGGCGCTGGAAGGTCTCCTCGAGTTCGGAGAAACGGTCGGCGTCGAAGTCTCCATCTTCCGCCTCGATCAGCGCCTCCCGTTCGACCATGGCGCGCCACAGGTCCGGGTTCCCCATCAGGGTGGCGCCGAGGATCTCCTCCTCGTCGTGGAGGAAGTGGTCCTGGCGCAGGACGCCGACCTGGAGGCGCTTCGGGATGGTGACGGATCCCTCCGTCGCGTCCTCGGTGCCGCCGAGGATGTTGAGGAGCGTGGTCTTGCCCGATCCGTTCGCGCCCACGAGGCCGTAGCACTCGCCGGGGTTGAGGAGGAACGTCGCGTCGCGGAAGAGGACCTGGCCGCCGAACGCCTTTCCGAGGCTGGAGACGGTGATCATGGCTGGAGTGGCGAGGACGGACTGCGGGTCAGCAGGACACGCAGTTGTGGTTATTCTTCGAGCCGAGGCTCTCGAGCAGCGCGACGGCCTCGGGGAAGGGCTGGGTGCGCTGGTAGGGGCCGTTCGCCATGTCGGCGGTGGTCTGGCCGACGCGGCTCACGGCGGTCGGGTCCGCGCCGCGCTCGACGAGAAAGCGGATGACCTCGAGGTCGCCGCGCGAGGCCGCGTTGTGGAGCGGCGTGTAGCCCTCGTCGTCGCGCTGGTTCACGTCGGCGCCGAGTTCCTCGACGAGATAGCGGATGGCCGGCAGCCAGCCGTCCGGGACGTAGCGGTGGGCGTTGCTGGGGAAGCCCTGGCCGTAGCCGATGCCGGTCGCGGCGTGGATGGGATAGTCGGCGGGGCCGCCCACGGGCACGGGGGGGACGCCGGACAGGTCGCGCTTCTCGCGGTCCCAGGCCGGGAGACGCCGCGGGGGCACCTTGATCGTGGCGAGGTGGGGGTCGGCGCCGTACTCGACGAGAAGCTTCATCGCCTCAACGTCCAGCGAGTACGCGGCGCGCCAGAACGGGGTCGCGCCCTTCAGGTCGATCTGCAGGAGGTCGAAGTTGTACGACACCCACCACAGGTGCTTCTCGAGACGGGCATTGGGGTCCACGCCCGCGTCGAGCAGGCGTCGCATGATGTCGAGATAGCCGTGCCGCTGCTGCCCGTAGGCGTGCTGCTGCGGGTAGCGCGATTTCGGCGCCCAGTGCGCGTTGAGGGCGGCGAAGAGCGGCGTCGCGCCGGCGGCGGAGGCGAGCTGGGGATCGGCCCCGGCCTCGAACAGTTCCATGGCGAGGTCGAAGTGGCCGTTGATCATCGCGATGAGCATGGGGCTCGTACGGTCGCCGCCGCTCACCTGGTCGATGTCCGCGCCGCCCCCGATGAGCGCACGCACGGTGCCGGCGTGCCCTTCGCGGGCGGCGTGAAGCAGAGCCGTCATGCCGCCGTGGCCGCCGATCAGGTCGCCGTAGCCAAGCGGCTCGGGCTCCTCGATCGGGCGCTCGTAACCCTCTTCGTCCTCCACGACAGGACGCGCGCCCGAGACTTCCGAGCCGGCGACCAGGGGCTTGTCGGACGGCGCGGGGCGCGGTGGCACGGGAGGTTCGGGCTCGCCGCGCATCCGCGCGCTGCGGGCGCGGCGGTCGGCCTGCGACCACTCGGTCACGGCCGTGATGTCCGTCACCCACGTCGCGAGGGCGGGATCCGCGCCGCCGTCGAGCAGCGCGCGCGCGGCGGCTTCCCGGCCGAGCGCCG encodes:
- a CDS encoding ankyrin repeat domain-containing protein; protein product: MKRDGRRRMAAALKPPAVALLAVLLSGALSPDSPVADAAMTGDLAAVRALLSDGADVNAPQGDGMTALHWAARAANGDLAGLLLEAGADVGAITRIGAYTPLHLASEVGSAPVVRLLLDGGAEQTATTEDVGGATPLHLAAAAGSADAVRLLLEHGGDADVREARWGQTPLMYAAALGREAAARALLDGGADPALATWVTDITAVTEWSQADRRARSARMRGEPEPPVPPRPAPSDKPLVAGSEVSGARPVVEDEEGYERPIEEPEPLGYGDLIGGHGGMTALLHAAREGHAGTVRALIGGGADIDQVSGGDRTSPMLIAMINGHFDLAMELFEAGADPQLASAAGATPLFAALNAHWAPKSRYPQQHAYGQQRHGYLDIMRRLLDAGVDPNARLEKHLWWVSYNFDLLQIDLKGATPFWRAAYSLDVEAMKLLVEYGADPHLATIKVPPRRLPAWDREKRDLSGVPPVPVGGPADYPIHAATGIGYGQGFPSNAHRYVPDGWLPAIRYLVEELGADVNQRDDEGYTPLHNAASRGDLEVIRFLVERGADPTAVSRVGQTTADMANGPYQRTQPFPEAVALLESLGSKNNHNCVSC